From Peromyscus maniculatus bairdii isolate BWxNUB_F1_BW_parent chromosome 8, HU_Pman_BW_mat_3.1, whole genome shotgun sequence, a single genomic window includes:
- the Hnrnpab gene encoding heterogeneous nuclear ribonucleoprotein A/B isoform X2 gives MSDAAEEQPMETTGATENGHEAAPEGEAPIEPGAGAAAPAAPAASGGGTTATPSGNQNGAEGDQINASKNEEDAGKMFVGGLSWDTSKKDLKDYFTKFGEVVDCTIKMDPNTGRSRGFGFILFKDSSSVEKVLDQKEHRLDGRVIDPKKAMAMKKDPVKKIFVGGLNPEATEEKIREYFGQFGEIEAIELPIDPKLNKRRGFVFITFKEEDPVKKVLEKKFHTVSGSKCEIKVAQPKEVYQQQQYGSGGRGNRNRGNRGSGGGGGQGSTNYGKSQRRGGHQNNYKPY, from the exons ATGTCGGACGCGGCTGAGGAGCAGCCCATGGAGACGACGGGCGCCACCGAGAACGGACACGAGGCCGCCCCCGAAGGCGAGGCCCCGATCGAGCCCGGCGCTGGGGCCGCGGCCCCCGCGGCCCCGGCCGCGTCTGGGGGCGGGACCACGGCCACCCCGAGCGGGAACCAGAACGGCGCCGAGGGTGATCAGATCAACGCCAGCAAGAACGAGGAGGACGCGGG AAAAATGTTCGTTGGTGGTTTGAGCTGGGATACCAGCAAAAAAGATTTAAAGgattattttactaagtttggAGAGGTCGTGGACTGTACAATTAAAATGGATCCCAACACTGGACGATCAAGAGGGTTTGGGTTTATCCTGTTCAAAGATTCTTCCAGTGTGGAGAAG GTCTTAGACCAGAAGGAACACAGGCTGGATGGTCGTGTTATTGACCCTAAAAAAGCTATGGCTATGAAGAAGGATCCtgtgaagaaaatatttgtggGAGGTTTGAACCCCGAAGCCACAGAGGAAAAGATCAGAGAATACTTTGGGCAGTTTGGGGAG ATTGAAGCCATTGAGCTTCCAATAGATCCCAAGTTGAACAAAAGacggggttttgtttttattacatttaaagaGGAAGACCCTGTGAAGAAAGTTCTGGAGAAAAAGTTTCATACTGTCAGTGGAAGCAAG TGTGAAATCAAGGTTGCCCAGCCCAAAGAGGTGTATCAGCAACAGCAGTATGGCTCTGGGGGCCGAGGAAACCGCAATCGAGGGAACCGAGgcagtggtggaggtggag GTCAGGGTAGTACAAATTACGGGAAGAGCCAGCGACGTGGTGGCCATCAGAATAACTACAAGCCATACTGA
- the Phykpl gene encoding 5-phosphohydroxy-L-lysine phospho-lyase isoform X2 → MAADSRAKAATLDLRRRLLSSSCRLFFPEDPVKIIRGQGQYLYDEQGREFLDCINNVAHVGHCHPVVVQAAHEQNLVLNTNSRYLHDNIVDYAQRLSETLPEALSVFYFLNSGSEANDLALRLARQYTGHQDVVVLDHAYHGHLSSLIDISPYKFRDLDGQKEWVHVAPLPDTYRGPYREDHPNPAEAYASEVKHVIHTAQEKGRKIAAFFAESLPSVGGQIIPPAGYFSQVAEHIRRAGGLFVADEIQVGFGRVGKHFWAFQLEGKNFVPDIVTMGKCIGNGHPVACVATTQAVSRAFEATGVEYFNTFGGNPVSCAVGLAVLDVLETEQLQAHASNVGSFLMEHLSQQKAKHPIIGDVRGTGLFIGVDLIKDETLRTPATEEAEYLVSRLKENYIFLSTDGPGRNVLKFKPPMCFSLDNAQHVVAKLDDILTDMEEKVRSCKTLRIQPNSVKHPPGSTGPGCRAATGSRPSNLVQGNLVIIKSAP, encoded by the exons ATGGCCGCGGATTCGCGCGCCAAGGCGGCCACTCTGGACCTGAGGCGCCGGCTGCTCAG CTCTTCCTGCAGACTCTTTTTTCCTGAAGATCCTGTTAAGATTATCCGAGGCCAAGGGCAGTACCTGTACGATGAGCAAGGGCGAGAGTTCCTGGACTGTATCAATAACGTGGCTCATG TCGGGCACTGCCACCCTGTCGTGGTCCAGGCCGCACATGAGCAGAACCTGGTGCTCAACACCAACAGCCGATACCTGCACGACAACATCGTGGACTATGCCCAGAGGCTGTCGGAGACCCTGCCGGAGGCGCTCTCCGTGTTTTATTTCCTGAATTCTGG GTCAGAAGCCAACGACCTGGCCTTGAGACTGGCTCGCCAGTACACAGGACACCAGGATGTGGTGGTATTGGACCA TGCTTACCACGGTCACCTGAGCTCCTTGATCGACATCAGTCCCTACAAGTTCCGGGACCTGGATGGCCAGAAGGAATGGGTCCATGTG GCTCCTCTCCCAGACACCTACCGGGGCCCTTATCGAGAAGACCACCCCAATCCAGCAGAGGCCTATGCCAGTGAGGTGAAGCATGTGATCCACACCGCACAGGAGAAGGGCAGGAAG ATCGCAGCCTTCTTCGCCGAGtccctgcccagtgtgggtgggcAGATCATCCCCCCTGCTGGCTACTTCTCCCAGGTGGCAGA GCACATTCGCAGGGCTGGAGGGCTCTTTGTCGCCGATGAGATCCAGGTGGGTTTTGGCCGAGTTGGCAAGCACTTTTGGGCCTTCCAGCTGGAGGGGAAAAACTTTGTCCCTGACATTGTCACCATGGGCAAGTGCATCGGCAATGGTCACCCTGTTGCCTGCGTGGCCACTACCCAAGCCGTGTCAAGGGCATTTGAAGCCACTGGTGTCGAATACTTCAACACG TTTGGAGGCAACCCAGTGTCCTGTGCTGTGGGGCTGGCAGTCCTGGATGTCTTGGAAACAGAACAGCTCCAGGCTCATGCCAGTAATGTGGGCAGTTTCCTAATGGAGCACCTCAGCCAGCAGAAAGCCAAGCATCCTATTATTGGGGATGTCAG GGGCACTGGGCTCTTTATCGGTGTGGATCTGATCAAAGATGAGACCTTGAGGACACCAGCAACTGAAGAGGcagaatacttggtctccag GCTGAAGGAGAACTACATTTTCCTGAGCACTGATGGCCCTGGGAGGAACGTCCTGAAGTTCAAGCCTCCAATGTGCTTCAGCCTGGACAATGCACAACATGTAGTAGCAAAGCTGGATGACATTCTAACCG ACATGGAAGAAAAAGTAAGAAGTTGCAAAACACTGAGGATCCAGCCAAACTCGGTCAAGCACCCTCCAG GGTCCACAGGTCCAGGCTGCAGagcagcaacaggaagcagacCCTCCAATCTAGTACAAGGTAACCTGGTAATAATAAAATCAGCCCCCTAA
- the Phykpl gene encoding 5-phosphohydroxy-L-lysine phospho-lyase isoform X1 produces MAADSRAKAATLDLRRRLLSSSCRLFFPEDPVKIIRGQGQYLYDEQGREFLDCINNVAHVGHCHPVVVQAAHEQNLVLNTNSRYLHDNIVDYAQRLSETLPEALSVFYFLNSGSEANDLALRLARQYTGHQDVVVLDHAYHGHLSSLIDISPYKFRDLDGQKEWVHVAPLPDTYRGPYREDHPNPAEAYASEVKHVIHTAQEKGRKIAAFFAESLPSVGGQIIPPAGYFSQVAEHIRRAGGLFVADEIQVGFGRVGKHFWAFQLEGKNFVPDIVTMGKCIGNGHPVACVATTQAVSRAFEATGVEYFNTFGGNPVSCAVGLAVLDVLETEQLQAHASNVGSFLMEHLSQQKAKHPIIGDVRGTGLFIGVDLIKDETLRTPATEEAEYLVSRLKENYIFLSTDGPGRNVLKFKPPMCFSLDNAQHVVAKLDDILTDMEEKVRSCKTLRIQPNSVKHPPEDIHPTQIP; encoded by the exons ATGGCCGCGGATTCGCGCGCCAAGGCGGCCACTCTGGACCTGAGGCGCCGGCTGCTCAG CTCTTCCTGCAGACTCTTTTTTCCTGAAGATCCTGTTAAGATTATCCGAGGCCAAGGGCAGTACCTGTACGATGAGCAAGGGCGAGAGTTCCTGGACTGTATCAATAACGTGGCTCATG TCGGGCACTGCCACCCTGTCGTGGTCCAGGCCGCACATGAGCAGAACCTGGTGCTCAACACCAACAGCCGATACCTGCACGACAACATCGTGGACTATGCCCAGAGGCTGTCGGAGACCCTGCCGGAGGCGCTCTCCGTGTTTTATTTCCTGAATTCTGG GTCAGAAGCCAACGACCTGGCCTTGAGACTGGCTCGCCAGTACACAGGACACCAGGATGTGGTGGTATTGGACCA TGCTTACCACGGTCACCTGAGCTCCTTGATCGACATCAGTCCCTACAAGTTCCGGGACCTGGATGGCCAGAAGGAATGGGTCCATGTG GCTCCTCTCCCAGACACCTACCGGGGCCCTTATCGAGAAGACCACCCCAATCCAGCAGAGGCCTATGCCAGTGAGGTGAAGCATGTGATCCACACCGCACAGGAGAAGGGCAGGAAG ATCGCAGCCTTCTTCGCCGAGtccctgcccagtgtgggtgggcAGATCATCCCCCCTGCTGGCTACTTCTCCCAGGTGGCAGA GCACATTCGCAGGGCTGGAGGGCTCTTTGTCGCCGATGAGATCCAGGTGGGTTTTGGCCGAGTTGGCAAGCACTTTTGGGCCTTCCAGCTGGAGGGGAAAAACTTTGTCCCTGACATTGTCACCATGGGCAAGTGCATCGGCAATGGTCACCCTGTTGCCTGCGTGGCCACTACCCAAGCCGTGTCAAGGGCATTTGAAGCCACTGGTGTCGAATACTTCAACACG TTTGGAGGCAACCCAGTGTCCTGTGCTGTGGGGCTGGCAGTCCTGGATGTCTTGGAAACAGAACAGCTCCAGGCTCATGCCAGTAATGTGGGCAGTTTCCTAATGGAGCACCTCAGCCAGCAGAAAGCCAAGCATCCTATTATTGGGGATGTCAG GGGCACTGGGCTCTTTATCGGTGTGGATCTGATCAAAGATGAGACCTTGAGGACACCAGCAACTGAAGAGGcagaatacttggtctccag GCTGAAGGAGAACTACATTTTCCTGAGCACTGATGGCCCTGGGAGGAACGTCCTGAAGTTCAAGCCTCCAATGTGCTTCAGCCTGGACAATGCACAACATGTAGTAGCAAAGCTGGATGACATTCTAACCG ACATGGAAGAAAAAGTAAGAAGTTGCAAAACACTGAGGATCCAGCCAAACTCGGTCAAGCACCCTCCAG AAGATATTCATCCTACTCAAATACCCTAA
- the Hnrnpab gene encoding heterogeneous nuclear ribonucleoprotein A/B isoform X1 — MSDAAEEQPMETTGATENGHEAAPEGEAPIEPGAGAAAPAAPAASGGGTTATPSGNQNGAEGDQINASKNEEDAGKMFVGGLSWDTSKKDLKDYFTKFGEVVDCTIKMDPNTGRSRGFGFILFKDSSSVEKVLDQKEHRLDGRVIDPKKAMAMKKDPVKKIFVGGLNPEATEEKIREYFGQFGEIEAIELPIDPKLNKRRGFVFITFKEEDPVKKVLEKKFHTVSGSKCEIKVAQPKEVYQQQQYGSGGRGNRNRGNRGSGGGGGQSQSWNQGYGNYWNQGYGYQQGYGPGYGGYDYSPYGYYGYGPGYDYSQGSTNYGKSQRRGGHQNNYKPY, encoded by the exons ATGTCGGACGCGGCTGAGGAGCAGCCCATGGAGACGACGGGCGCCACCGAGAACGGACACGAGGCCGCCCCCGAAGGCGAGGCCCCGATCGAGCCCGGCGCTGGGGCCGCGGCCCCCGCGGCCCCGGCCGCGTCTGGGGGCGGGACCACGGCCACCCCGAGCGGGAACCAGAACGGCGCCGAGGGTGATCAGATCAACGCCAGCAAGAACGAGGAGGACGCGGG AAAAATGTTCGTTGGTGGTTTGAGCTGGGATACCAGCAAAAAAGATTTAAAGgattattttactaagtttggAGAGGTCGTGGACTGTACAATTAAAATGGATCCCAACACTGGACGATCAAGAGGGTTTGGGTTTATCCTGTTCAAAGATTCTTCCAGTGTGGAGAAG GTCTTAGACCAGAAGGAACACAGGCTGGATGGTCGTGTTATTGACCCTAAAAAAGCTATGGCTATGAAGAAGGATCCtgtgaagaaaatatttgtggGAGGTTTGAACCCCGAAGCCACAGAGGAAAAGATCAGAGAATACTTTGGGCAGTTTGGGGAG ATTGAAGCCATTGAGCTTCCAATAGATCCCAAGTTGAACAAAAGacggggttttgtttttattacatttaaagaGGAAGACCCTGTGAAGAAAGTTCTGGAGAAAAAGTTTCATACTGTCAGTGGAAGCAAG TGTGAAATCAAGGTTGCCCAGCCCAAAGAGGTGTATCAGCAACAGCAGTATGGCTCTGGGGGCCGAGGAAACCGCAATCGAGGGAACCGAGgcagtggtggaggtggag GTCAGAGTCAGAGTTGGAATCAGGGCTACGGCAACTACTGGAACCAGGGCTACGGCTACCAGCAGGGCTACGGGCCCGGCTATGGCGGCTACGACTACTCGCCCTATGGCTATTACGGCTACGGCCCCGGCTACGACTACA GTCAGGGTAGTACAAATTACGGGAAGAGCCAGCGACGTGGTGGCCATCAGAATAACTACAAGCCATACTGA